TTAGTTCCATTTAGAATTTGTGtgaccgtatccaatacaaaatcAATATAATGTATGTTCTACATAGAACTACAGCACCTCAAGCGAGTCAATAAAATCTTTTCTAACTTTTTGTTCATCTGCACTACAAAGAGGACGCTCGGAGCCCAGGCTGCCCTTCGAAGAGAGTGAACGCAGAGCGCTGCTGTTGAAGGAGTGGTCTCGTTTCAAGCATGTAATTGTTTACACATTTTTACCGTTCAACATGATGCAAACACATGATCATGCAGAACATTGACTTATCATTCAGCCTGGCTCATATTTGACGATTGTATATCTTGCAGGCGCAGCATACGGCTGAGATGGAGGCTATAAACCTAGCCCTGGATGCCCAAAGAGAAGCTCTGGAGGAACTAAAGATTGAGTCTGAGGAGCTGTACAAGGCAGCTATTAAACCAGATCCGCTCGTCTTTCCCTTTAGTCACGAGGGACCCTGCTACACACCACCCAAGCCCAAATATGATGCTCCGGATGGCAAATACCATGATATCACCAAAGTCTACACTCAGTGATGAATGCACGTTTGCTGGGGTGTCAGTGTGTGATTCTACACCTAGCCCCTCTAGTCAGGAAAGTTGTTCTGAAATGTTTTACTAAAACATCACTAAGTGTGTATATAATGTTGCAACGTCTTTCCCAACTTTCCAATGCCTGTATAAAATGCGACTCCTAACTCAATAAATTGTTTATACAAATGTGATGGGTGAATTGCATCCTGTTGCCTATTCATGGAACTACATTTTCTTGCAAGTGTCATGGAATGTTATTTTGAAATCATTTGTCAAATGCATTTAAAATTTTAAAGATGACAAGTCAAGGGTTAATTGAGGTAAAATATGcttttattttatatgaatttAGTATAATATTTAAAACCTCATAGCCCACAGGGTTACCCTGGGTGGTGGTAGTCATACTTCA
The Gadus macrocephalus chromosome 6, ASM3116895v1 DNA segment above includes these coding regions:
- the mrpl40 gene encoding 39S ribosomal protein L40, mitochondrial, whose protein sequence is MSLIVSRCMGRMLCRQTHVPRIFVEEHCLTRQSPWSNTVLTLHTSAPLRAEPKKKKKVDPKREHVARERLKKRLKKLEKVPPELIPIEDFITPTKCLDEARGRSEPRLPFEESERRALLLKEWSRFKHAQHTAEMEAINLALDAQREALEELKIESEELYKAAIKPDPLVFPFSHEGPCYTPPKPKYDAPDGKYHDITKVYTQ